A genomic segment from Manduca sexta isolate Smith_Timp_Sample1 chromosome 13, JHU_Msex_v1.0, whole genome shotgun sequence encodes:
- the LOC115449845 gene encoding uncharacterized protein LOC115449845 gives MKYILHLFILIFYISRIQSSIYTDIKENVLSFLQRAIDQNDEEEYIKPRTYQSENKRYFNIQRDLKDAKIAKDKAKVLKKLKNQEENIKIKHELAIPDHQEIKIAKEHYHMDPVLNLFKRRSDKDLRRKAVDSDDSSSSLELKPWKDEWREHWIQKKFEAVNASAHRGETVNMVAARPWGVPCGDPNQHDMPWGTCMLPMECEPEYRIYRGDYFCGRTQFVCCAIQQSTYDMYQGFDVSFADSSLSTDSDEKKNRGKGSRERRQHKKRRDKRKRRRERHKRKRNIKRNIRKIVKEIRKILSRTYRNGTSERKRKTRQLKRFIKELKKQYRKDRQAVKDIHETELIKVDAALQKRLDHIMELNHNFIRNSTFRDIVVNGTITRQGARMLVQAYPELSSYFNMRRRGNEERPRDYLEYNVDYGMVYN, from the exons ATGaagtatattttacatttatttattctaattttctACATATCAAGAATACAATCTTCAATATATACAGATATAAAGGAGAACGTATTATCATTTCTGCAACGCGCTATAGACCAGAATGACGAAGAAGAATATATCAAACCTAGAACGTATCAAAGTGAGAATAAAAGATACTTTAACATCCAAAGGGACTTAAAAGATGCAAAAATAGCCAAAGATAAAGCTAAAGTattgaaaaaactaaaaaatcaaGAAGagaacatcaaaataaaacatgaactAGCTATTCCTGATCatcaagaaattaaaatagctAAAGAACATTATCATATGGATCCAGTGTTAAATCTCTTTAAGCGTAGGTCTGACAAGGATCTTAGGAGAAAGGCTGTGGACTCTGATGATTCAAGTTCGAGCTTAGAGTTGAAGCCATGGAAAGATGAGTGGAGGGAACATTGGATTCAGAAGAAATTCGAAGCTGTTAATGCGTCAGCGCACAGGGGAGAGACTGTAAATATGGTGGCCGCCA GACCATGGGGCGTACCATGTGGAGATCCCAACCAACACGACATGCCGTGGGGTACTTGCATGCTACCGATGGAATGTGAACCAGAATACCGTATATATCGCGGCGATTACTTTTGCGGTAGAACACAGTTCGTCTGCTGCGCAATACAACAAAGCACTTATGACATGTACCAAGGCTTCGACGTGTCCTTCGCCGATAGCAGCTTATCCACTGATTCCGACGAAAAGAAAAATCGCGGTAAAGGCTCCAGAGAAAGAAGACAACATAAGAAACGCAGGGACAAACGTAAACGGAGAAGAGAACGTCACAAACgtaaacgaaatataaaaaggaatatCAGAAAGATCGTAAAGGAAATAAGAAAGATATTAAGCAGAACCTACAGGAACGGAACATCGGAAAGGAAAAGAAAGACGAGGCAGTTGAAAAGATTTATAAAGGAGTTAAAGAAACAGTACAGAAAAGATAGACAAGCCGTGAAAGATATACACGAGACAGAATTAATAAAAGTAGATGCGGCATTGCAAAAAAGATTGGACCACATTATGGAACTTAATCACAATTTCATAAGGAATTCTACGTTTAGAGATATTGTTGTGAATGGTACAATAACTAGACAAGGAGCTCGAATGTTAGTGCAAGCGTATCCGGAATTGTCAAGTTACTTTAACATGAGACGCCGCGGAAACGAGGAACGTCCAAGAGATTATCTCGAATATAATGTAGATTATGGGATGGtgtataattga